The genomic interval AATTTTGAAGATATAGCTATCTCAGGATACGATAGCGAAGTGTCGAAAGCTAGTAAACATGTTACCATTGATGATACCAGTCATATCTACATGACCTCTGTGAGTATTTTTGTTACCTTTTTATTATGCTTTCTGGTAACAAATTTTTAGATATgggaaatttatttaatacagacAGCAGGCATCGTGATACATATGTTATGTCAGTTGTGAGGAGGATGGGAATGGGCATAGGTATAAAACCAATACTATTATCATGTTAAAACTATattgaaaatatgaatataagtaatatatatattaaaacattcagaATTAAATAAATGGTACAGTGTGTAAATAGAAATTCAATATTATAGTCCTAACCCAACCCTACCCCCACACCCCCTTTAAAAAAACAAGACTGCAGTATACTTCTCTATAGCATTTCAATAGGTGTTTTAAAATAGGCACTAATGGGTAActgaaataatacaaattaacatttaacgctgttgaaatatgaattattcattaataatatatttaatcttTTTTAAGGGTACAACTGGAATGCCTAAATTAAGTTATACTACTCAGTTCAAAGCACTAAATGAAACGaattttaaatgtgatgacTTCAACCATAATGAGGTTAGatgataaatattatatactgtatattatattatatttgtgcAATGGagcaaataatttcattcaatgaAAGATGAAATGTTCTattttcacctcatgaaattattgttaccattgcactcataaacattccttattcatataataaatttatttgttaacactttgactgccggAGGTTTTTCCatttagaaactgccaccgccagcgtttttagccaattttgatgtttttattaaagctgattgaaactatgtatgtgatctgatgtaatttagactaatcATAacgattttagctttacaatggtacgaagaacgattttcaaatcacaatatgtaaatcgtaatagtaaaatgctGTAAAAATAAcccatttttttagtttttcatagtttcgcgcaagaaagtcaaGATATTCGCGATGACAAAATGACACCATTATTTTTGATTCagaacaaacaaacatgccaatctacaaaaacctttgtaatgcttcggcggcctAGCTAGCGAGGTCGATACACGACGCGGCAAGCCATTGTTCTAAGCGATACTGTGATGCGCGGGGGTATGTTAATGTTTCGACTGCTACCGTTTTGACAGTCGTTTGttaccagattagttactttaaaatagtaaaatatgtacggtccagaccgaatatagtgtccatatttatagtatataccaataattaacctatctaccggatttcgttaAAACAAACGCGAAACACGGAGATCTctgtgtttggcagtcaagtgttgtgtttccaaacacgaagatctccgtgtttggcagtcaaagtgttaatgtGAGCAAAATGAAACAATTATTACTACACACTActactacactatcaaactttatacgaacaaaaaatgtgatgtgctcatatatggacatgatgatgtcatatcactaccatatttgggtacatcacacttttttgtcaaacttgtttgatagtgtagacagagccttataGACAATTACTCTACCTTTTTTGGAAACCTTTTTGTTCCTACAACATTAAGCTACAACAGCAATTATTTTTCGTTTTTTTAAGGTAAACCGCATTGCTTGTCTATGCCCTGTGGGATACATTGCAGGGTACCGTATGAGTCAGGTAGCTCCTCTTGTTCTTGGGGCAACATCCGTCTATCCATTTCCTACATATTCATTTGAAGTATTTTTACAGGCAGCTCAAGATAAAAAGTGCATCATGGTTTAGTATATAACCAATATatccagtatatatatatataatataaccaatttactatatctattttgAGGCTTGGaaacatattaataatacattcaTCATAGTTCATTTGTATACAGTTAATAAACAAAACCTTGAAATTTTATTGGTTTATTTCATATCACATGCCGTTCAGTATTAGTTCTACTGCATGGTTATGGtctatttaaataaatggtCCTATTTAATGGTCCAATACTACTGTAGTTCTATGTTCTGGTTCTTCTTCTTTACTGGGTCTATTTACTGGGTCTATTTTCTGGTTCTATTTTACAGGTTCTGTTTAATATTTCAagtttcaagtttattgtttcatataatacaatatgaacagaaacataaattaataaatacaattgtgtgaggaggacgcattaagccaaggctttaagtttggtcctccagataagtaatatatttaattatttaatatttctgttTACTGTTCTATTAATTGGTTATATTTACTGGTTCTATTTACTGGTTCTATTTCTGGTTTTATTTACTGGTTATATTTAcatcaatgttttattttggttgtTTATATTTATGCAATGGAgcaaataatttcattctgtGAAAGATGTGATACAGTGTGGGATGAAGTGACTCGCCCGATGACGTCAGTATCCATGGCAGGCCTGATTACCTTTTCTTTTgtgtatcttttatttttatttgatgttGTGTATCTTGTGTTtcttgcattttttatttaggaTTTGTAAAAAGCTCCatataaatgaaaaagaaaaaaaaccaaacattattttgttttatataacatctaaatagattcctgtcaatTGAATCAAACAAAAGGCTCatgtacatttgattcacattgattaaaacagtaacatttggtttttaataatattattatatgtatatggATTCTATAAAcacacctacagtactgtattgttaattattataataataaataataataaataaataaataaatgaccaaacaatcctagacCTAGCAAAGCTAAAATGCCttggcctagcctaatactaatactaacaggcctacagtagctaggcctacaactagCTAGGCTGAAAAGCAGCAATACCAAGTACTGTATGAACAGGCAACTGGATCTCATGtaggctaattatgttttttcatacgacaataaaatgtttttttacgaTTCTACGTCTGGTAgagatgttcccattaattaatcaaatcctacaaacgatctaaagctaatttaaatgcctttttgatctaAATAGTAGTACATTTCTCAAAAAATGTACTTCCATTGTGAAACCAGTCATAACATTCAATCTTCCCCCCGACGAAAGTACAacataggtggcgctgttgtatttcaaaagcaatagtataaacaaatattttccaaacgcaaaatgattttttttttcgtacacaataAAAATTACTATTAAATGATCATTTaatagtgcatactattgcacccatgtgacccacaatcgtccaatcaaatgacaagaatttatttagctgttttatatataataggctataaaacttttcttttattcatatattttaattttattcattattttcagGTGTACCAATGTTCTTTTTTTACGGAATGCTCTCTTTGAGTTGGCCTACAGTCCTCTCACTAAAAAGTATGATCTAACCAGTTTAAAGTCTGGTAAGGGAACTTTAAATCAGAATTTAATTTACTGCAGTTACTTCAGTAACCACCTTTGTTTatgtaataatgtatgtttCAGTTTGTTTCAAGTGTAGTTTTTATGAGGTATTCACCAAAATAAACAGTGCATATGTTTAAACCAAGCTTTTTGAATCATTTCATAAACATATAAAGAGTAAACAAAGCTGCAGTAGTACTgtgaaaaattatataaatgaagCTTAAAACAGAAAAAGTAGTATTGCCACAGTTCCAGGCTGAAAGAATAAAACTCAATTAAATGATTTTCGGTCCATGTAACATTTCTGAACTTTTATAAATGGCCCTAAATAGTTGCAAATGTTATTCTtgaaacaatttgtttttttaaaaataattttgtcagAGTACTTTTATCAGGGAAGCATGCACTTTTATTATACTTACTCCTCCCATGTGCAAATTAGTATAAAACCACGTATTAAGATAGAAAACGTACGGAGCATGggttacttttatttaatttccagTAACAATTCAGAAATTATATAAATGATTTCTTCGATTTTTGTAAGCATTTCAATGTcagaaatttaaattgttacgTCTTGTCACCTCTTTTGCCTGATCCTGAAATCGAAAAATCTTTTTTATTAAGGAAAATAACACCTTTTAGCTTGATGTTGTTCAAAAATGAACATTCTAGTTTAGTGTTGTTTTTCTTGTAGGTATGATCGGTGGATCCCCCATCCCACCAGAAGTTATTTGTCATGTAAAGAAAACATACAACATGAATGTTGTTGTAAGTAAACTTACCATTCTTTTTAATGATTACCCCTCCTCTGGGATAAACCTATTAGGgtgacactcctattaaggggaaactCATATTAAGGAGAAACTCATATTAAGGAGAAACTCATATTAAGGAGAAACTCCTATTAAGGGCACATtcctattaagaagacactcctattaaggagactcctattaaggggaaactcctattaagggtacactcctattaagaagacactcctattaaggagactcctattaaggggaaactcctattaagggtacactcctattaagaagacactcctattaaggagactcctattaaggggacactcctattataGGGAAAACTcatattaagggaacacttctattaaggggacattccTATTATTAAGGGAACACTCATATTAAGGGAACACTCATATTAAGAGAACACTTCTATTAAGGGAAcattcctattaaggggacactcctattaaatgggacactcctattaaatgggacactcctattataGGGATAACTCATATTAAGGGATAACTCATATTAAGAGAACACTTCTATTAAGGGAAcattcctattaaggggacactcctattaaatgggacactcctattataGGGATAACTCATATTAAGGGATAACTCATATTAAGGGAACactcctattaagaggacacttctattaaggggacactcctattaaggggacactcctattataGGGAACACTcatattaagggaacacttctattaagggaacattcctattaaggggacactcctattaaggggacactttcctgtgaaacgaaCAAAAGgcaatatatatgttttaccACTATGGCCAACCTTATTCAGGGTACAACCTAACTGTATTATGGGAAAACTTTGTTGGGCCttgaaggtgtcccttaataggggttctattgCTTGATTAATGTATTGAACATTTCTCCAACATCCAACACACTGTACCACATGCCCTCGGTAATTACAGTTGGGTAATTTAGCAAAATCAAAATGTGAAAGTAAACGGAGAGTAAAAAGAACCATGCCAGACtctttaaaaaacactattCTTTTTTTCCCAAAGATTACGTATGGGTCAACAGAAACAGCTATGATAAGTATGCTGCGCCACAAAAACCTCATTGAAACAGCTTCAACAGTTGGCCAGCCACTACCCTATGTTGAGGTAAATATTAAATCCGCATCACCAATTATTACACCACCCTGCACTACCCCTCTTTCCCATTATCatcataaacattattaatgTCAATTTGAATAATCATGAACATCCCAGGTGCGGATCCAGCGGGATGATAACATCATCATTCCCCTTGTCGTAGAAACCATTGAACTCATTGTCAACACCATCTTCATCCTTTTCATCATCAACATTACCAAcggacctagtgccagggttgcaACTCGCGTAATTTTGTTAGGTCAATAAAAGCTGTGGAGGTGTGAagttgaaataaacaaaattattattcaagCATTGAACACTTTTCTTTTGAgtcaattaaatttataatatctttaattaatcaaatatatttatgttttataaaagGTTCAGATTGTAGATAGAGATGAGTATGCAGTAAAGATTGGTGAAAGGGGAGAGGTTTGGGTTCGTAATCCAGTATCGTTTTGCGGCTATTACGGAGATTCTGAGACAActaaacaagtaaaaaataaacatggaTGGATAAAAACTGGGtaagaaaattaaattgaattgaaacagTGTATAGAATTATTTATGTAAAGCTCGTAATGTTAGTACCTcagatcattttttttaaacattgaaaatacATGTAGTAAACACAAAATGGTATACTGTACTTAAACCTCCCTCACTTTCAATCTGAAACCATATATGAGTGAGtgaatggccgagcggttaagacagtggaaccgtaataacATCGGTAAGAGTTTGAGGCTCGCCTAAATAAGCtttcattaattaatgtttaccATTAAAATAAGCAGATATGTTTTGCcaattgttaagctctgtctacactatcaaactagtttttaaaaaaaagtgtgatgtacccaaatatggtagtgatattcccaaatatggtagtgatatgacatcatcgacGCGTGTCCATGGGCAAatcgcatttttttgtcacataaaatttgatagtgtaaacagagcttcaGAATGTATTCATAAGTACACTCTTTTGGGATTTCCCCATTTAGTATTCATAAGTACACTCTTTTGGGATTTCCCCATTTATTGTGTTGATCATGTAATAATATTACTAGATAAACATTATTACAAActaatttaactttaatttcaGAGATATTGGCAAGTTAGACAAAGATGGGTACATAACTATTATTGGTAGAGTTAAGGTATGTGGCGTACAAAGAAACTATGGTCAATATGTTATTAAAATGGAAACATAGAAACCGTATGTTAACAGTGAAGAAAGTCAGTGCGAAATGAAACCATTGCAaatttaaactacattttgatACATTTTTCCTGCTTAGAGgtgtaatataatattgtaattgtaatataTTACATTTGACATCCTCTGACAGAATCACATTTTTCTTGAATGTCATGACTATTttgccgctccataatctccttgattttcttccttatatttaaattaactgtttataCTAAGACATATTActgttaatttatttgtatgttatgATATCCACTTACAAATTTGGTTAAATCTTCTGTCACCTAAAAGTTGTGGTAAGTCATGTCTCGGTCACATTCTATAGTCGTTGTACAGATAGGCtgctacatcagtacttctatgaatcaATGGCTAGTTGGTTACAAGAAAGCTAGTTGATCATatccagtaccgttttgattttacgatcattcggggaACCACTTCACGACCGTCCTCAATATAATTCATCAATATATCAAAAATATTGCAAATGTAACAAATCTTATTCTCgtatttttatgtaatattatgCATCTTgactgttttaatttatataaaccAAAATGAGGCAGGATTACATACTTATTATGTAATCATGCCTCATTTTGCATGTACTTGTCCTGTTTTGTTGCTTATGTTAAGCATTTGAGACAATCATTCTAAACTAAATATTTCCTATTCAAGAATGACTAACTATTTTACTTCGGTTGCCATGCAAGCAATACTGTATACGATTTAATGATAATCTCGTACTGTTACAGGACACTATATTTAGTAACAACTTGAATGTTTATCCAACGGAAGTTGAATCTGTTATCTTTAAACATCCAGCAGTCAAGCAAGTTCAGGTGAGCAAATATTGtgttactgtactacagtatgtcAATAGGCTTCCTCTCCTACATTATCATGAATTAATCCACAGCCTAACTATACTAAATCCActctaatacccttttcacatctgaataaattataattgtaaCATAGTTTGATCTTGATTTATTACACGTTTTAAGTTCATACACGCATACGCGAACCTTGAGAAATCTCGGGAGAGGGTATAATTGAGCGCtatttgattaatataattGGTCAGTTTAATATCATGGCAATTATGCATGTGCAGTAACAACTCGGGATATCTCGgaagtaaaaaacaaaaacgagaTTTCCACAAAATTGTCTTCACATTATgtaaacctggttacaacttgttgAAAGTTGTTACTTtctgcagatgtgaaaaggatATAAGTTTTGGTCAGGCCATTGTTTCTGTATTATTGGGCTTGTGTTTAGTACTGATATTGACCTTGAGTCTAAATAAAGCATTTTTAtgaaaacatttgtattttgtGGTTATGCATCACTTATTCCTTTTATTATTTAGGTTATTGGTGTACCAAACAAATTAACTGGAGAAGACGTGTGTGCATGTATAAGGTGATTGCATTCTACTAATATACGAATACGAATAGAACTTTATTGCAATCAAAAGATTGAAGTTTAACAAAAGCGTTTCACTCAtgcaaaatgaaaatataaaaaacatttagaaaggtagtacaaacaataaaaatattaaatattaaaaatataacattccCAATGCAATAAAATGACCACACTTATTCTGGGACCCTGCTACACATGACAGGGTAAAAGTAACTAATTAGTATGGTGAATATCAAGCCTGTAGCCGGGGTTTTTACAGGAGAGTCCATtcacatttaggcctatttaccatTAATTCTGCTGGTCTGTGATAAAAAAGGACAcaaacaccccccccccccctgccACCTCTGTCTATGAGCTTGAATATTTACTTTGACAAAAGAATTTGACAAAATGGTGATCCTTCAGAAAATAACTCCcccacatactgtacagtattaagtatgaaattaatttattttctatttctgGGTGTTTTTCAGACTTAAGTCAGTTGTTAATAGCTATAAAGAAGATCTAGAAAAGTTCTGTTTGGATAAGGTAATGaggttttctttttatttaatcaaGAAATGTATGAAATCTTGAAAATTTGGAATATTTGCAATTTTGTGAGAGCTGTGTTTATGAAAAAAACCTGAAGTTGAGAGTGAAACCTGCAACGAAATCAGAAAAGTTTAGAACGTCAATGCTGTTTAATAAatgaaacatattttgttaatgtacaaaattgtcagGTTTATAGGTTTAAAGgccgataaatagataaacatacattttcttacataaaacaaaagaaattggaaaagttttcgttctagaactatatagcatatcatttatgctgtcatttgataaaattaatatgttcaataaaaacattaaaatcgtattgtcacgatattattgctcaaACTAATCAtaatgtcatttgattggacatgtgaaaatattatttttaagaagcatagatggttatctTATATTTCTAGGATGAaacctgtttttatttcttttgctttatgtatgaaaaatgcatatttatctattATCATCAATTGTTATCATCTTAGCCTTTACAAAGTTCTGCTCCTTATTTAAGTTactaaaaatgttgatatatttACCTATGCTACATTTAAAAGAGTTGGAAACATTTCCTTATTCCTTTTTTTGTATTTGGTTTTtacatcattttttatttttaccaaataaAACACATCCGCTTTTGTTTGCAAACTATATCCTTTTAAAATGTTTGGTGACGTCATTGCAATTTACTATTTTCTGTACTATTGGTCTAAATACGAAcaattgaaaaaagaaaaatctttCAATTATTTTTGCAGATACCAATCTTTGCAAAACCAAAACACATCCTGGTATTTGAAGACGAGTTTCCTTGTGGCGTCACAGGAAAGGTTAGTTTTCATATGAAATCTTTTTATTAAGTTATTAATAAAACCAGCAACTACAGTTACTAGCAATGCAAGGTATTGAAATAGTAACAAATGTACCTTACTTGATTGCTAGACCCTATATTCCTGAAAAGAAATGGAGCCTTAACTTAACTTAACTTAacttatttatactgggtaacctcttcagtcaaagattCTCCCAGAAgacccagttatgatcagtggctgtgagtgtactagtacaccgtgGGGTAACCCCTTAaacgtctcaaaagatgtactaggttctttaaagtgcgcatgagctagatgtgtacactggagctacggtttatagtccttatccgaaaaGCCTCGACTCGActttaccaccagaaccatggagcgagtgagccttgaacccttgccgatgcTCACTCGCTCAATTCGAAGGATGATCCGCTGCCTTCTTCCACAAGGAAACTTTTAATCCAAACGTTTACATTTTTCCTTTCcttaatttttcttttccaaTTTACCAATTTTGTGGAGGGAACTTTGAAAAATCTCGTACTAGTAGTATtaaagcccggcgcacactagagctttcggctgagccaactggcacgagtaacacttggctcactaaaaaatttgcCGCAAACTATGTTCGCGTTCTATCGGACGCACACTAAACGCCTTGAGTACGCGattttctgattggataattACTTACTACGCTATACGGCACGCGctgaaatatcataataaatcagaacatgtcatgcgcagtggaattttttagtgagcagGAAGCTCACGTTCGGCGCACACTTGAGGAAAATGGCACGCgtgccaaaaaatattaaacacaatagA from Antedon mediterranea chromosome 5, ecAntMedi1.1, whole genome shotgun sequence carries:
- the LOC140049997 gene encoding medium-chain acyl-CoA ligase ACSF2, mitochondrial-like isoform X4; translation: MHKMANGQTKSYFHQPGIKPFIGLTMHKLLEDRVKEHPDREMHVFVTDNETLTFAEYKTKVVKLAAGLLHYGLCRGDCVAIVGANHMEWPLVFGATRALGIVTVCLQYGHPIESLKLVLVKTSAKLLILARSPETLYAQACKIIPELNSSTPGELKSTNIPTLRMVVGVGANHQSGTLNFEDIAISGYDSEVSKASKHVTIDDTSHIYMTSGTTGMPKLSYTTQFKALNETNFKCDDFNHNEVNRIACLCPVGYIAGYRMSQVAPLVLGATSVYPFPTYSFEVFLQAAQDKKCTNVLFLRNALFELAYSPLTKKYDLTSLKSGMIGGSPIPPEVICHVKKTYNMNVVITYGSTETAMISMLRHKNLIETASTVGQPLPYVEVQIVDRDEYAVKIGERGEVWVRNPVSFCGYYGDSETTKQVKNKHGWIKTGDIGKLDKDGYITIIGRVKDTIFSNNLNVYPTEVESVIFKHPAVKQVQVIGVPNKLTGEDVCACIRLKSVVNSYKEDLEKFCLDKIPIFAKPKHILVFEDEFPCGVTGKIARGCLRQINKSQKKDVFHLKRDYLL
- the LOC140049997 gene encoding medium-chain acyl-CoA ligase ACSF2, mitochondrial-like isoform X3, which gives rise to MWLLWGEWLKGSVRKKPANDSKILISQLHANQKHKMANGQTKSYFHQPGIKPFIGLTMHKLLEDRVKEHPDREMHVFVTDNETLTFAEYKTKVVKLAAGLLHYGLCRGDCVAIVGANHMEWPLVFGATRALGIVTVCLQYGHPIESLKLVLVKTSAKLLILARSPETLYAQACKIIPELNSSTPGELKSTNIPTLRMVVGVGANHQSGTLNFEDIAISGYDSEVSKASKHVTIDDTSHIYMTSGTTGMPKLSYTTQFKALNETNFKCDDFNHNEVNRIACLCPVGYIAGYRMSQVAPLVLGATSVYPFPTYSFEVFLQAAQDKKCTNVLFLRNALFELAYSPLTKKYDLTSLKSGMIGGSPIPPEVICHVKKTYNMNVVITYGSTETAMISMLRHKNLIETASTVGQPLPYVEVQIVDRDEYAVKIGERGEVWVRNPVSFCGYYGDSETTKQVKNKHGWIKTGDIGKLDKDGYITIIGRVKDTIFSNNLNVYPTEVESVIFKHPAVKQVQVIGVPNKLTGEDVCACIRLKSVVNSYKEDLEKFCLDKIPIFAKPKHILVFEDEFPCGVTGKLVS
- the LOC140049997 gene encoding putative acyl-CoA synthetase YngI isoform X1, translating into MWLLWGEWLKGSVRKKPANDSKILISQLHANQKHKMANGQTKSYFHQPGIKPFIGLTMHKLLEDRVKEHPDREMHVFVTDNETLTFAEYKTKVVKLAAGLLHYGLCRGDCVAIVGANHMEWPLVFGATRALGIVTVCLQYGHPIESLKLVLVKTSAKLLILARSPETLYAQACKIIPELNSSTPGELKSTNIPTLRMVVGVGANHQSGTLNFEDIAISGYDSEVSKASKHVTIDDTSHIYMTSGTTGMPKLSYTTQFKALNETNFKCDDFNHNEVNRIACLCPVGYIAGYRMSQVAPLVLGATSVYPFPTYSFEVFLQAAQDKKCTNVLFLRNALFELAYSPLTKKYDLTSLKSGMIGGSPIPPEVICHVKKTYNMNVVITYGSTETAMISMLRHKNLIETASTVGQPLPYVEVQIVDRDEYAVKIGERGEVWVRNPVSFCGYYGDSETTKQVKNKHGWIKTGDIGKLDKDGYITIIGRVKDTIFSNNLNVYPTEVESVIFKHPAVKQVQVIGVPNKLTGEDVCACIRLKSVVNSYKEDLEKFCLDKIPIFAKPKHILVFEDEFPCGVTGKIARGCLRQINKSQKKDVFHLKRDYLL
- the LOC140049997 gene encoding putative acyl-CoA synthetase YngI isoform X2 is translated as MWLLWGEWLKGSVRKKPANDSKILISQLHANQKHKMANGQTKSYFHQPGIKPFIGLTMHKLLEDRVKEHPDREMHVFVTDNETLTFAEYKTKVVKLAAGLLHYGLCRGDCVAIVGANHMEWPLVFGATRALGIVTVCLQYGHPIESLKLVLVKTSAKLLILARSPETLYAQACKIIPELNSSTPGELKSTNIPTLRMVVGVGANHQSGTLNFEDIAISGYDSEVSKASKHVTIDDTSHIYMTSGTTGMPKLSYTTQFKALNETNFKCDDFNHNEVNRIACLCPVGYIAGYRMSQVAPLVLGATSVYPFPTYSFEVFLQAAQDKKCTNVLFLRNALFELAYSPLTKKYDLTSLKSGMIGGSPIPPEVICHVKKTYNMNVVITYGSTETAMISMLRHKNLIETASTVGQPLPYVEVQIVDRDEYAVKIGERGEVWVRNPVSFCGYYGDSETTKQVKNKHGWIKTGDIGKLDKDGYITIIGRVKDTIFSNNLNVYPTEVESVIFKHPAVKQVQVIGVPNKLTGEDVCACIRLKSVVNSYKEDLEKFCLDKIPIFAKPKHILVFEDEFPCGVTGKIDRRKLKEMAINRISSPETS